A single window of Macellibacteroides fermentans DNA harbors:
- a CDS encoding RagB/SusD family nutrient uptake outer membrane protein, translated as MKLKISKNIALSCIAMGGLLLSSCNDFLDREPLDQVTPTQYFNAEADLAAYTVSYYSFPVHSGWGVGTLNLDNGTDNQATSNANYNMYVKGNWKVPENAGGNWNFSRIRAFNYFFEQVLPKYEVKSIQGSEKNIKHYIGEMYFLRALEYFNKLKMFGDFPIVTSTLVDQHNVLMEASKRRPRNEVARFIIEDLDKAIDLMQESFKNKNRLTKNAALLLKSRVALYEASFLTYHRGTPRVPGEAGWPGANMDYNKGFSINLDAEIDYFLTEAMESSKLVADQIDLTPNSGNLNPAGTAFSNWNPYFEMFAAEDMSKFDEVIFWKSYNADYTTHGVSVYIRNGGNYGLTKGFVDGFVMKNGLPIYATGSGYAGDESIMKTKAERDDRLQLFLAGEEDRLATSNDTTFFGAPNIIGLEEVRDVTGYRMRKCFSYDPAQAPGSELMCTYGSIVYRGVEAYLNYLEASYMKNKSIDATAANYWRAIRERAGVDTDFNKTINATNLALENDWGKYSGEKLVDATLFNIRRERRNEFMGEGMRMDDLKRWRAMDMVKNYVVEGFNLWDEAYKAKNYYEEVKVNGVPTGEIKNLLISDGSAKANVSNKSLSKYLRPYQKVQANNEVFNGYNWSKANYLYPIGVRELQLASPNQDDASQSTIYQNPYWPVTSGPAAE; from the coding sequence ATGAAACTTAAAATAAGCAAAAACATAGCACTATCATGTATTGCAATGGGTGGTTTGTTATTGAGCTCCTGTAACGATTTCCTTGACAGAGAGCCATTAGACCAGGTAACACCTACACAATACTTTAATGCAGAGGCAGATCTGGCCGCCTATACTGTATCCTATTATAGCTTTCCGGTTCACAGCGGATGGGGAGTAGGTACACTTAACCTGGACAACGGAACAGACAACCAGGCAACAAGCAATGCCAACTATAACATGTATGTTAAAGGAAACTGGAAAGTTCCTGAAAATGCAGGAGGAAACTGGAACTTTAGCCGGATCCGCGCCTTCAACTATTTCTTTGAACAGGTATTGCCAAAATACGAAGTAAAATCAATTCAAGGTTCTGAGAAGAATATCAAACATTATATTGGCGAGATGTATTTCCTTCGTGCATTGGAATACTTTAACAAGCTAAAAATGTTTGGCGACTTCCCAATTGTTACATCTACATTGGTTGATCAGCACAATGTATTGATGGAAGCAAGCAAACGTCGTCCTCGTAACGAAGTTGCCCGTTTCATTATCGAAGACCTTGATAAAGCAATCGATCTGATGCAGGAAAGCTTTAAGAATAAAAACAGATTGACCAAAAATGCAGCTTTATTGCTTAAGAGCCGGGTTGCCTTATATGAAGCAAGCTTCCTTACATACCACAGAGGTACTCCTCGTGTTCCGGGAGAAGCCGGATGGCCAGGTGCAAACATGGATTACAACAAAGGATTTTCAATCAATCTGGATGCAGAAATTGATTACTTCCTGACAGAAGCCATGGAATCATCAAAACTGGTAGCAGATCAGATTGATCTTACACCAAATTCTGGAAACTTAAATCCTGCAGGTACTGCCTTCTCAAACTGGAATCCATATTTCGAGATGTTTGCTGCAGAGGATATGTCTAAATTCGACGAAGTTATTTTCTGGAAGTCTTACAATGCAGATTATACCACTCACGGTGTTAGTGTATATATCCGTAACGGTGGTAACTATGGCTTAACTAAAGGTTTTGTTGATGGCTTTGTGATGAAAAACGGCTTACCAATCTATGCGACTGGTTCTGGATATGCAGGAGATGAAAGCATTATGAAGACAAAAGCAGAGCGCGACGATCGTTTACAGTTGTTCCTTGCCGGCGAAGAAGATCGTTTGGCTACATCAAATGATACTACTTTCTTCGGCGCACCCAACATTATCGGTCTTGAAGAAGTTCGTGATGTAACTGGTTACCGCATGCGTAAATGTTTCTCTTATGATCCGGCTCAAGCTCCGGGTTCTGAGTTGATGTGTACTTATGGATCTATTGTTTATCGTGGTGTTGAAGCTTACTTAAACTATTTGGAAGCTTCTTATATGAAAAACAAATCTATAGATGCAACCGCAGCCAACTATTGGAGAGCAATTCGTGAAAGAGCAGGTGTTGACACCGACTTCAACAAAACAATCAATGCAACCAATTTAGCATTGGAAAATGACTGGGGAAAATACTCTGGCGAAAAGTTAGTTGATGCTACCCTGTTCAACATTCGTCGTGAACGTAGAAACGAATTCATGGGCGAAGGAATGCGAATGGATGACCTGAAGCGTTGGAGAGCTATGGATATGGTGAAAAACTATGTAGTTGAAGGGTTCAACCTTTGGGATGAAGCATACAAAGCTAAGAATTATTACGAAGAGGTAAAAGTTAACGGTGTACCAACCGGCGAAATCAAAAATCTTCTAATTTCTGACGGTAGTGCAAAAGCCAATGTAAGCAATAAGAGTCTGAGCAAGTATCTTCGCCCTTACCAAAAGGTACAGGCTAACAATGAGGTTTTCAACGGCTACAACTGGAGCAAAGCAAACTATTTGTATCCTATCGGTGTAAGAGAGCTTCAATTGGCTTCTCCAAATCAGGATGATGCTTCTCAATCAACTATTTATCAAAACCCATACTGGCCTGTTACTTCTGGTCCGGCTGCTGAATAA
- a CDS encoding glycoside hydrolase family 2 TIM barrel-domain containing protein, protein MKKTIAALGFMLLCSGLSAQSENGLPEWQSQHAIGLNKLAPHTYVWPYETKESVIRRDHTSSPFYKSLDGEWKFHWVKNPDNRPKDFYKPSYYVGNWADIKVPGNWERQGYGTAIYVNETYEFGKPTPPVVPHAENEVGSYRRTFTVPATWKGRRVVLCLEGVNSFYYVWINGKLMGYNQGSKTAAEWDITKELKDGENIIALEVYRWSAGSYLECQDFWRISGIERSVYLYSTPKQYVSDYKVISTLDTVDYKTGQFDLTVNVAKAATSSSVKYELLDAGMNMILSETKKISKEQGNQAIVFSKKNIPGVKPWSAESPTLYSLIISLLDEKGEVVQYTGCQVGFKTSEIKNGRFCINGVPVLVKGTNRHEHSQAGRTVTKELMLQDIKLMKQNNINTVRNSHYPTDPLWYELCNQYGLYVIDEANIESHGMGYGAASLAKDSTWLDAHMDRTKRMYERSKNHPSIVIWSLGNEAGNGINFERTYDWLKSVEKHRLVQYERAEQNYNTDIYCRMYRSVDEIKAYLTQTNPKPYRPFILCEYVHAMGNSVGGLKEYWDVFENEPMAQGGCVWDWVDQSFREVDANGKWFWSYGGDYGPKDVPSFGNFCGNGLVNAIREPHPHLMEVKKIYQYIKTTLVAKENLTVKIKNWNDFTDLSAYTLHWDITSDQGIVLKNGTMSLACAPHDTTLITIGKVILPNSVSEAFLNLRWTPVKETEFLSTDYEVAYDQFVLEGTKGMNNANNRIAGKKLNVNGYTITNDLVSATISDKTGELTSFVFKGEEMLTSPIRLDLFRAPTDNDNRDRFGSKHWYAAGLDSLTQQVKDIKVTGTGNNRVVETTVDLINSKNVKTGTSSFIYTIKKDGTLHIGATYTPDTSVVKSLARVGITFAMPDRFYQVSYLGRGEHETYADRKQSGRIGIYETTVPAMYHAYITPQATGNRTDTRWVKLSDEQGRGLYINSIKPFEFSALPYNDCVIDNATHLNYLVEDGTVTVHLDAVQSGVGTATCGPGVQESYRVPLKTHTFEFTLQPR, encoded by the coding sequence ATGAAAAAGACTATTGCTGCCTTAGGCTTTATGCTGCTTTGTTCCGGATTATCTGCCCAATCAGAAAACGGGCTACCCGAATGGCAAAGTCAGCATGCCATCGGACTCAACAAACTAGCGCCTCACACATACGTGTGGCCTTATGAAACAAAAGAATCAGTAATTCGGCGTGATCACACATCCTCTCCTTTTTATAAAAGCCTGGATGGAGAATGGAAATTCCATTGGGTGAAAAACCCCGATAACCGACCGAAAGATTTTTACAAACCATCTTATTATGTAGGTAACTGGGCTGATATAAAAGTACCCGGTAACTGGGAACGTCAGGGGTATGGAACGGCTATTTATGTAAATGAAACGTATGAGTTTGGTAAACCTACACCTCCGGTAGTGCCTCATGCCGAAAACGAGGTAGGATCGTATAGACGGACCTTTACCGTTCCTGCAACATGGAAAGGCCGTAGAGTTGTTTTATGCCTTGAGGGTGTAAATTCTTTTTATTATGTCTGGATCAATGGCAAATTGATGGGATATAATCAAGGATCTAAAACAGCTGCCGAATGGGATATTACCAAGGAATTGAAAGATGGAGAGAATATCATTGCGCTTGAAGTATACAGATGGAGTGCCGGATCTTATCTTGAATGCCAGGATTTCTGGCGTATATCAGGAATAGAGCGTTCTGTTTATTTGTATAGCACCCCGAAGCAGTATGTTTCCGACTATAAAGTGATCTCTACTTTGGATACTGTTGATTATAAAACCGGTCAGTTTGATTTGACTGTAAATGTTGCCAAAGCTGCCACTTCATCATCTGTAAAATACGAATTGTTGGATGCTGGAATGAATATGATACTTTCCGAAACAAAGAAAATATCTAAAGAGCAGGGAAATCAAGCCATCGTTTTCAGTAAGAAAAATATACCCGGAGTGAAACCCTGGAGTGCAGAATCGCCAACACTTTATTCACTTATCATCTCGTTGCTGGATGAAAAGGGAGAAGTTGTCCAATACACCGGATGTCAGGTTGGATTTAAAACTTCAGAAATTAAGAACGGACGATTCTGTATCAACGGAGTACCGGTTTTGGTAAAAGGAACAAATCGTCATGAGCATTCTCAGGCAGGACGAACTGTTACTAAGGAGCTGATGTTACAAGACATCAAGCTGATGAAACAAAACAATATCAATACAGTTCGTAATTCTCATTATCCTACAGACCCGTTATGGTACGAACTGTGTAATCAATATGGCCTTTATGTAATAGATGAGGCAAATATCGAATCCCACGGAATGGGATATGGTGCTGCATCGCTGGCGAAAGACTCAACCTGGCTGGATGCACACATGGACAGAACGAAGCGTATGTACGAGCGGTCGAAAAATCATCCAAGCATTGTAATCTGGTCGCTGGGTAACGAAGCCGGAAACGGAATTAATTTTGAAAGGACATACGATTGGTTGAAATCGGTCGAGAAACACAGATTGGTTCAGTATGAGCGTGCCGAGCAAAATTATAATACTGACATTTACTGTAGGATGTATCGTAGTGTTGACGAAATCAAGGCCTACCTTACCCAGACCAATCCAAAGCCCTATCGTCCGTTTATTCTTTGTGAATACGTGCATGCAATGGGAAATAGCGTAGGAGGTTTAAAAGAATATTGGGATGTTTTTGAAAACGAACCCATGGCCCAGGGAGGATGTGTCTGGGATTGGGTGGACCAGTCCTTCAGGGAAGTAGATGCCAACGGTAAATGGTTCTGGAGCTATGGTGGAGATTACGGACCAAAGGATGTACCTAGTTTTGGGAATTTTTGCGGAAACGGACTTGTAAATGCAATCCGCGAGCCTCATCCACATCTGATGGAGGTGAAAAAAATCTATCAATATATCAAAACAACGTTGGTAGCCAAAGAAAATCTTACTGTGAAGATTAAGAACTGGAATGATTTTACCGATCTAAGTGCATATACATTACATTGGGATATTACCAGCGACCAGGGCATAGTATTAAAGAATGGAACCATGTCTTTAGCTTGTGCACCTCACGATACAACATTAATAACTATCGGGAAAGTGATATTGCCCAATTCAGTAAGTGAAGCATTTTTAAACCTTCGTTGGACGCCTGTAAAAGAAACTGAGTTTTTGTCGACCGACTACGAGGTTGCGTACGATCAATTTGTTCTGGAAGGAACAAAGGGAATGAATAATGCAAATAATAGAATTGCAGGTAAAAAATTAAATGTGAATGGATATACGATAACCAATGATCTGGTTTCTGCAACTATCTCGGATAAAACCGGCGAACTAACCTCTTTTGTTTTTAAAGGAGAGGAAATGCTTACCTCGCCAATCAGACTAGACCTGTTCCGTGCACCAACAGATAATGATAACCGCGACCGGTTCGGAAGCAAACATTGGTATGCCGCAGGCTTAGATAGCCTGACACAACAAGTAAAAGATATTAAGGTAACAGGAACCGGTAATAACAGGGTGGTAGAAACAACCGTTGATTTAATTAATTCTAAGAATGTTAAGACCGGTACATCTTCCTTTATATATACAATCAAGAAAGATGGAACATTGCACATTGGCGCTACCTATACACCGGATACTTCGGTCGTAAAATCTCTGGCTAGAGTAGGAATTACATTTGCAATGCCTGATCGATTCTATCAGGTATCTTATCTTGGGCGCGGAGAACATGAGACCTATGCCGACCGAAAACAATCGGGGCGTATCGGTATCTATGAAACAACCGTACCTGCCATGTATCATGCCTATATAACACCTCAGGCAACCGGAAACAGAACCGATACCCGTTGGGTGAAATTGTCGGACGAACAGGGTAGGGGTCTTTATATAAACAGCATAAAGCCTTTCGAATTCAGTGCTTTACCATATAACGATTGTGTAATTGATAATGCTACACATTTGAATTATTTAGTTGAAGATGGTACAGTAACCGTTCACCTCGATGCAGTTCAGTCGGGTGTTGGAACAGCTACATGCGGACCTGGTGTACAGGAATCTTATCGTGTTCCATTAAAGACTCATACTTTCGAATTCACTTTACAACCCAGATGA
- a CDS encoding hybrid sensor histidine kinase/response regulator transcription factor, whose translation MYMTTSMYYKRFICFIALFIFFTVSGNAIPEYYFKQISLQEGLSQSTVYCMLKDNKGMIWIGTKFGLNRYNQSEVKSYYNEINNNQSLPGNYIYFIAEDSLKNIWIGTDRGLATYNRETDDFTTVTFEKQRINPQSFVTMHDRILFGESGRLFSFDYKSEKLSMLEATDNPIKNEMINNLALWRSGESEYTGKVIITCKWKGMWLFDLQDQTLKKISSINESNISSSYIDSSDRIWVAPYGQGLNCYSKEGKLIHQFSTSNSGLSNNVVLRMIEKNNQLWIATDGGGLSVLDLNNFSFRVIEHRPGDPYSIPVNSIVSLYNDDEDYMWAGSIRNGLIGIKEIYIKTYKEAPLNTPYGLSDKTVTSLFEDPSGIIWIGTDGGGINRFDSTNKTFKHYPSTYGNKIISLSQYSNNELVCSVFSKGLFLFDKRNGSFRKLEIWNATESNRIFNSGYSVNIALLDKENLLLLADTPYFYNYKSKKVEILPSVNQEVGIWYPQKFHFNETQTHLIAGNSIIEIDNRQKTIRTLITFPDSIRNIEAFCKDDENYFWIGTSNNGLFQINATTKKIKKIQTQLFSGVTSLTSDSNGRIWVGTHNSLFAYLPSENKFVAFGESDGVFANEYVNKSTLLTRSGDLFIGGVNGLVQIKNTIPFNDFPEPVISLMSVELDGAICNIEEGENTLSIPWNYSTLSLNVIAQEKDPMRKKIFRYEIIGESHELISSQSNSLTLHTLPSGKYRIMASCLGRDGNWSAPVEVLNLHVKGPWWKSGWFTALYLLFFFTLAYVLFRYSILRKENKLKWKLKEQEQLIYEEKISFLINISHELRTPLTLIYAPLKRMLDKSNLEETVSSQLSSIYKQVHKMKNTINMVLDAHKMDEGQNSLSLKQHDLNNWIVSIADDFRMEYKSSGIELSYDLDPTVGCISFDEVKIEIVLSNLLINALKFSESGTKTIVSTQKKDNSVRISISDEGIGLNNVDPNKLFNRLYQGVHDRSGSGIGLSYAKALVKMHGGFIGAENNPSKGATFFIELPLSLKETQVISNKTGMMNEFIFNSSEDKAPVITDSFELNKYTILIVEDEPDLRNYLKQTLKEYFNQVYVAENGVSALSIIAQKHPDIIASDVMMPQMDGFELCKKIKEDIEISHIPVILLTALSGQESSDLGYKLGADVYISKPFEIDLLVAVAKNIIRGRELTKIRHKETSVVISPIESTYSNADEKFMINLNALINKNLSNSTLDVQFIADNLAMSRASIYNKMKELVGIGIKDYINKIRLTEATHLLVNTDLTIMEIADKTGFSNQQYFSTVFKQAYGTSPSKYRSEQTGMNEKMKADCIDKNRSVLKNNDSNSAIIIKKPRNLPGKI comes from the coding sequence ATGTATATGACAACTAGTATGTATTATAAACGTTTCATCTGTTTCATTGCCTTATTTATTTTTTTTACTGTATCTGGCAATGCAATTCCAGAATATTATTTCAAACAAATTTCATTGCAAGAGGGATTGTCACAGTCAACCGTTTATTGCATGTTGAAAGACAATAAAGGAATGATCTGGATTGGAACGAAATTCGGATTAAACAGATATAACCAATCGGAGGTAAAATCCTATTACAACGAAATAAACAACAACCAGTCGCTCCCGGGGAATTATATCTACTTTATAGCAGAAGATTCACTTAAAAACATCTGGATTGGGACCGACAGAGGGTTGGCAACCTACAACAGGGAGACGGATGACTTTACAACTGTTACATTCGAAAAGCAGCGTATTAATCCTCAAAGTTTTGTTACTATGCATGATCGTATTCTTTTTGGAGAATCCGGTCGTCTTTTCAGCTTTGATTATAAGTCTGAGAAACTATCGATGTTGGAGGCAACAGATAATCCCATAAAAAACGAGATGATAAACAATCTGGCCCTTTGGCGATCTGGAGAATCAGAATACACGGGTAAGGTTATTATTACGTGTAAATGGAAAGGCATGTGGTTGTTCGATCTGCAGGATCAAACACTAAAAAAAATATCATCTATAAATGAAAGTAATATTTCCAGTTCTTATATTGATTCCTCTGATAGGATATGGGTGGCTCCTTATGGTCAAGGACTAAATTGTTATTCGAAAGAAGGAAAACTCATTCATCAGTTTTCAACCAGTAATTCGGGCTTAAGTAATAATGTTGTTCTTCGCATGATTGAAAAAAACAATCAGCTATGGATAGCTACAGACGGTGGAGGATTATCTGTACTTGATTTAAACAACTTTTCTTTCCGTGTTATAGAGCACAGACCAGGCGATCCTTATTCAATTCCAGTCAATTCCATTGTCAGTCTTTACAATGATGATGAAGATTATATGTGGGCCGGAAGTATTCGAAACGGGTTAATAGGCATTAAAGAGATATACATCAAAACATACAAGGAAGCTCCGTTGAATACTCCTTATGGTTTGTCGGACAAAACGGTAACCAGCCTTTTTGAAGATCCATCCGGAATTATCTGGATCGGAACGGATGGAGGCGGAATTAACAGGTTTGATTCCACGAACAAGACTTTTAAACATTACCCCTCTACATATGGTAATAAAATAATTTCACTTTCTCAATACAGCAACAACGAATTGGTTTGCTCTGTTTTCAGTAAAGGGTTATTTCTGTTCGATAAACGCAATGGCAGTTTTCGTAAATTGGAAATATGGAATGCAACGGAAAGTAACCGGATCTTCAATAGTGGATATTCCGTCAATATTGCATTATTAGACAAAGAAAATCTTCTTTTGCTAGCTGACACTCCCTACTTCTACAATTACAAAAGCAAAAAAGTAGAAATACTTCCTTCAGTAAACCAAGAAGTTGGCATTTGGTACCCCCAGAAATTTCATTTTAATGAAACACAAACACATCTCATTGCAGGAAATTCAATTATAGAAATTGATAACAGACAAAAAACGATTCGGACACTCATAACGTTTCCGGATTCTATAAGAAACATCGAAGCATTTTGTAAAGATGATGAAAATTATTTCTGGATTGGCACATCCAACAACGGATTATTTCAAATCAACGCTACCACAAAGAAGATAAAGAAAATTCAGACGCAGTTATTCAGCGGTGTAACATCTCTAACTTCCGATTCGAACGGAAGGATATGGGTAGGTACACACAATTCATTATTTGCCTATCTCCCTTCCGAGAACAAATTTGTTGCTTTCGGAGAATCTGATGGCGTTTTCGCCAATGAATATGTAAACAAATCCACCCTTCTTACTCGTTCGGGAGATTTATTCATCGGAGGAGTAAACGGTCTGGTTCAGATAAAAAACACAATTCCTTTCAATGATTTTCCGGAACCTGTTATCAGTCTGATGAGTGTGGAACTGGACGGAGCTATTTGCAATATAGAAGAAGGTGAGAACACTTTATCCATCCCTTGGAATTATTCAACATTAAGTCTTAATGTGATCGCCCAAGAGAAAGATCCAATGAGAAAAAAGATATTTCGTTACGAAATTATTGGTGAATCTCATGAATTAATCTCCTCACAAAGCAACTCCTTAACATTACACACACTTCCTAGTGGTAAATATCGAATTATGGCTTCTTGTTTAGGACGCGATGGTAATTGGAGTGCTCCTGTTGAGGTACTTAATTTACACGTAAAAGGGCCCTGGTGGAAAAGCGGATGGTTTACCGCTCTTTACTTATTGTTTTTCTTTACTTTAGCCTATGTATTATTCCGTTATAGTATTCTCAGAAAAGAGAATAAATTAAAATGGAAACTAAAAGAACAAGAACAACTCATCTATGAAGAAAAAATAAGTTTCTTAATTAACATCAGTCATGAACTAAGAACCCCACTCACCTTAATTTATGCCCCCTTAAAACGAATGCTTGATAAAAGCAATCTTGAGGAAACTGTAAGTAGTCAGCTAAGCTCCATTTACAAACAAGTGCATAAAATGAAAAATACAATAAACATGGTTCTTGATGCACATAAGATGGATGAAGGACAGAACTCGCTTTCTTTAAAACAGCACGATCTCAACAATTGGATTGTATCAATCGCCGATGATTTCCGGATGGAATATAAATCCTCTGGAATTGAGTTGTCTTACGATTTGGACCCAACGGTTGGATGTATCTCGTTTGATGAAGTTAAGATAGAGATCGTTCTTTCCAATCTGCTGATTAATGCATTGAAATTTAGTGAATCCGGAACTAAAACGATTGTTTCTACACAAAAGAAAGATAATAGTGTGCGAATCAGCATCTCTGATGAGGGAATTGGATTAAATAATGTAGATCCCAATAAACTCTTCAACAGATTATATCAAGGTGTACACGATCGAAGCGGTAGCGGGATTGGCCTTTCTTACGCTAAAGCTCTTGTAAAAATGCATGGTGGCTTCATTGGTGCAGAAAATAATCCCTCAAAAGGAGCTACCTTCTTTATAGAGTTACCTCTATCTCTAAAAGAAACTCAGGTGATAAGCAATAAAACGGGCATGATGAATGAGTTTATTTTCAACAGTTCAGAAGATAAAGCTCCTGTAATAACAGACTCCTTTGAATTAAATAAGTATACTATTTTAATTGTTGAAGATGAACCCGACCTTAGAAACTATCTGAAGCAAACATTAAAGGAGTACTTTAATCAGGTTTATGTGGCAGAAAATGGAGTTAGCGCCCTTAGTATTATAGCACAAAAACATCCTGATATAATTGCGTCGGATGTTATGATGCCTCAAATGGATGGTTTTGAATTATGTAAAAAAATTAAAGAAGATATTGAAATAAGCCATATACCAGTTATTCTTCTTACAGCTTTGAGCGGTCAGGAAAGTTCCGATTTGGGATATAAGTTAGGTGCGGATGTCTATATTTCTAAACCTTTTGAAATTGATTTACTGGTAGCGGTAGCCAAAAACATTATCAGAGGAAGAGAACTTACAAAAATCAGGCATAAGGAAACTTCTGTAGTGATTTCACCTATAGAATCTACATACAGTAATGCAGATGAAAAATTTATGATAAATTTAAATGCTTTGATAAACAAAAACCTAAGTAATTCCACCCTGGATGTTCAGTTTATAGCAGACAATCTGGCAATGAGCCGTGCCTCGATATACAACAAAATGAAAGAACTGGTAGGTATAGGCATAAAAGATTATATTAACAAAATCAGGCTAACGGAAGCTACTCATTTATTAGTCAATACAGATTTAACGATTATGGAAATTGCAGATAAAACAGGTTTCTCCAATCAACAATACTTTAGTACTGTATTTAAACAGGCATACGGTACATCTCCGTCCAAGTATCGATCAGAGCAGACCGGAATGAATGAAAAAATGAAAGCTGATTGTATTGATAAAAATAGGTCCGTATTAAAAAATAATGATAGCAACAGTGCCATAATTATAAAAAAACCACGTAATTTGCCGGGAAAAATATAA